A window from Gossypium raimondii isolate GPD5lz chromosome 7, ASM2569854v1, whole genome shotgun sequence encodes these proteins:
- the LOC105769667 gene encoding protein transport protein Sec61 subunit gamma: protein MDAIDSVFDPLREFAKDSVRLVKRCHKPDRKEFTKVALRTAVGFVVMGFVGFFVKLIFIPINNIIVGSG, encoded by the exons ATGGACGCAATTGACTCAGTTTTCGATCCACTGAGAGAGTTTGCTAAGGACAGTGTTCGTCTCGTCAAGAGATGCCACAAGCCCGATCGCAAAG AATTTACCAAGGTTGCGTTACGAACAGCGGTCGGATTCGTTGTTATGGGGTTCGTAGGATTTTTCGTCAAGCTCATCTTTATCCCTATTAACAACATTATTGTTGGATCCGGTTAG